In Penaeus vannamei isolate JL-2024 chromosome 14, ASM4276789v1, whole genome shotgun sequence, one DNA window encodes the following:
- the LOC113805749 gene encoding nuclear RNA export factor 1, translating into MGKKKRQHRRKDREDKMFDTHDDAMQDVDVDLDRRLGAKVTSKQKKRMKRKLVRELRMKEQMDRYKGKDGKDEYTGWHTIDIQGGTPLEKNFILSSIGSDVEVEFRPLGFFKMGTTSGFYLEKNASAANAIVALDKRLQGPDGSRLKINLKKCETPDLVLNTDQLQVLRDVLSQRFNSEACLLDLSSFHYEQRFLDQDILAPLASTSIMKHVVRMIRENVPQLKALNLSKNNFKVKHLKGLQGLNIGNSQLAALNLEHNDIRDISVLKQVKMFPLSELNLQFNPLLKSYKDCPMKYIRHVRKEIPHLKIIDGVDIDAYLLENEKSQANGLEPSVSQPNVNETGSSSNTVSEGMVRTFLEQYYALIDTPQRSNLVAAYTPDAVLEVKSSISEINSSVLVGHDEISKALVGFPVTQHQHNTFSFNIQPLSPNVTQAVVTGQVLLAGSSTAVAFARKMNIVPFNTGFCCSQDLFELRGL; encoded by the coding sequence ATGGGGAAGAAGAAACGACAGCACCGGCGGAAGGACCGGGAGGACAAGATGTTTGACACACATGACGATGCGATGCAAGATGTGGATGTGGATCTGGACCGCAGGTTGGGGGCCAAAGTCACttcgaaacagaagaagagaatgaagaggaaactcGTAAGAGAATTGAGGATGAAGGAACAAATGGACCGATACAAAGGCAAGGACGGCAAGGACGAATACACAGGGTGGCACACAATCGACATACAAGGAGGAACACCACTGGAGAAGAACTTTATCCTTTCAAGCATCGGGAGTGATGTGGAGGTCGAGTTCCGTCCTCTTGGCTTCTTCAAAATGGGAACGACAAGTGGATTTTACCTTGAGAAGAATGCTTCTGCTGCAAATGCCATTGTTGCACTTGACAAGAGACTCCAAGGGCCAGATGGAAGTCGGCTCAAGATCAACCTGAAGAAGTGTGAAACCCCAGACCTTGTGTTGAATACAGACCAGTTGCAGGTGTTGCGAGACGTTCTTTCTCAGAGATTCAACAGCGAAGCCTGCTTGTTAGATCTGTCAAGTTTTCATTATGAGCAGAGATTTTTAGACCAGGACATCCTGGCACCTCTGGCTAGTACCTCCATCATGAAGCACGTTGTTCGTATGATTAGAGAAAATGTGCCTCAGCTGAAAGCACTCAATTTAAGCAAGAATAACTTCAAAGTAAAACATTTGAAAGGCTTGCAGGGCTTAAATATCGGAAACTCGCAACTTGCAGCTCTCAACCTTGAGCACAATGATATCAGAGACATATCAGTGCTTAAGCAAGTGAAAATGTTTCCTTTGTCTGAACTTAACCTTCAGTTTAATCCACTGTTGAAGAGTTACAAGGACTGTCCAATGAAATATATTCGCCATGTTAGAAAAGAGATTCCTCATTTGAAAATTATAGATGGCGTTGATATTGATGCGTATTTACTCGAAAATGAAAAGAGCCAGGCCAATGGGCTAGAACCGTCTGTTTCTCAACCTAATGTGAATGAAACTGGCTCTAGTAGTAATACTGTATCTGAAGGTATGGTCCGAACCTTTTTAGAACAGTACTACGCCCTCATTGACACCCCACAGCGGAGCAATCTTGTGGCTGCATACACTCCTGATGCTGTGCTGGAGGTTAAATCTTCCATCAGTGAAATCAACAGTAGTGTGCTTGTTGGGCATGATGAAATTTCCAAAGCACTTGTAGGTTTCCCAGTGACACAGCATCAGCACAACACCTTTTCCTTCAATATCCAGCCTTTGAGCCCTAATGTAACACAGGCTGTTGTAACAGGGCAAGTTCTTTTAGCTGGAAGTAGCACTGCAGTTGCTTTTGCACGAAAAATGAATATTGTACCTTTCAATACAGGATTTTGTTGTTCTCAGGACTTATTTGAGTTGCGAGGGTtatag